Proteins found in one Prochlorothrix hollandica PCC 9006 = CALU 1027 genomic segment:
- the cas3 gene encoding type I-D CRISPR-associated helicase Cas3' — protein MSLTNLTLPLEARTIAPCPNPDLPPHLLRAFGTGVLQHQAAVYRAAADHDIVLDLAPTGTGKTKAGLSVLDYNRDRNAIYIAPTNALIEQQTAAAQAFVTAAGWSHLVKAASAETVKTWVCHTQTKRSGEKLYNALREPANVFPDCRGGQPVLLVTNPDIFYYATFFAYGRLDRTNIASEFYSGFSTLIFDEFHLYNAKQLVSLLFYLALSQVFGYFDHNRKVVLLTATPERACTAALEVLSQAGVRIQQVTGEEAGGDPLPSQTAVTLTLQPMVAKDALITAISQEVIDRLRHQPHQQGAVILDGKDTLNRVWDQLEKKGYGAVCGRITGNTPICDRHTAAQKQVILATSTVDVGFNFERDIAPDRQNLDWLIYSARDRFSFWQRLGRVGRVLGKKITTIPSTATAYLPEAAWDQGLGQESIAGGRVALTQALEQLPCLDRPFLEIYWRSEAFLEVAKPLLELESKLENLPQADLILKLYQILQTLFGGKRNWQFYRTRMKQIQGAEQIANADCTTIKTKWRYLAGGQNFVMSYIKTYCPESYQEHGSDDFLDQIAEAIKTDPNLVHNLKEYAKILQASYAPLFQFRDSLFENLKIEDPRKLLLDAGGQTLLDPIHLLRFYEFIADGDVSILTSRAEQSYQLSFSHRVKDGTLEDFESECLCRLYAFDQVSIRRTIDGIPRPTPLIQQLQKELMAGLVVKENMNSRWAICKLQKQGLSCYDLAVEGCDGSQGYYKFFPSLSGILALATAGFAFQAPDREEFWVI, from the coding sequence ATGAGCCTGACTAACCTGACCCTGCCCCTGGAAGCCCGCACCATTGCCCCTTGCCCCAACCCGGATCTGCCCCCCCACCTGTTGCGGGCCTTTGGCACCGGAGTCCTCCAACACCAAGCGGCGGTTTATCGGGCGGCAGCAGACCATGATATTGTCTTGGACTTGGCCCCCACAGGCACCGGCAAAACTAAGGCGGGCTTAAGTGTCCTCGACTACAACCGCGATCGCAATGCCATCTACATTGCCCCCACCAATGCCCTGATTGAGCAGCAAACCGCAGCGGCTCAAGCCTTTGTGACAGCGGCAGGCTGGAGCCATCTGGTCAAAGCAGCGTCGGCGGAAACCGTCAAAACTTGGGTTTGCCACACCCAAACCAAGCGCTCTGGGGAAAAACTCTATAACGCCCTGCGGGAACCGGCCAATGTTTTCCCCGACTGTCGGGGCGGTCAGCCTGTGCTGTTGGTCACTAACCCCGATATTTTCTATTACGCCACCTTTTTTGCCTATGGTCGCCTCGATCGCACTAACATCGCCAGCGAGTTCTACAGTGGATTTTCAACCCTTATTTTTGATGAATTTCATCTCTATAATGCCAAGCAACTCGTTAGTCTCTTGTTCTACCTAGCCCTATCCCAGGTTTTTGGCTATTTCGACCATAATCGCAAGGTGGTGTTACTAACAGCAACCCCAGAACGGGCCTGCACAGCAGCCCTAGAGGTTTTAAGTCAGGCGGGGGTTCGCATCCAACAAGTGACGGGGGAGGAGGCGGGGGGAGACCCCTTACCTTCCCAAACTGCCGTCACCCTGACGTTGCAGCCCATGGTGGCCAAAGATGCCCTGATCACCGCCATTAGCCAGGAAGTGATCGATCGCCTACGCCACCAGCCCCACCAACAGGGGGCAGTGATTTTGGATGGCAAAGACACTTTAAACCGTGTCTGGGATCAGCTTGAAAAGAAGGGCTATGGGGCTGTTTGTGGCCGCATTACGGGTAATACGCCCATTTGCGATCGCCACACTGCCGCCCAAAAGCAGGTGATTCTGGCCACTAGTACGGTGGATGTGGGCTTTAATTTTGAGCGGGATATTGCCCCCGATCGCCAAAATCTGGACTGGCTGATCTACAGCGCCCGCGATCGTTTTTCCTTTTGGCAACGCTTGGGACGGGTGGGCCGGGTGCTAGGTAAGAAAATCACCACGATTCCCTCCACAGCCACGGCCTATCTCCCAGAAGCAGCCTGGGATCAAGGTTTAGGCCAGGAGTCCATAGCCGGGGGGCGGGTGGCCCTGACCCAAGCCCTAGAACAACTGCCCTGTTTAGATCGCCCTTTTTTGGAGATTTACTGGCGATCGGAAGCCTTTCTGGAAGTCGCTAAACCCCTCCTGGAACTGGAAAGCAAACTAGAAAACCTACCCCAGGCTGATCTGATTCTTAAACTCTACCAAATCCTACAAACCCTGTTTGGCGGTAAACGCAACTGGCAATTTTACCGAACCCGGATGAAACAAATTCAGGGAGCAGAACAGATTGCCAATGCCGATTGTACTACCATTAAAACCAAGTGGCGATATCTAGCAGGAGGGCAGAATTTTGTGATGAGCTACATCAAAACCTATTGCCCAGAAAGCTATCAGGAACACGGGTCGGATGATTTCCTAGATCAGATCGCTGAGGCTATTAAAACCGATCCCAATCTGGTCCACAATCTCAAGGAATACGCCAAGATTCTCCAGGCCAGCTATGCCCCATTATTCCAGTTTCGGGACAGCCTCTTTGAGAACCTCAAAATTGAAGATCCCCGCAAGTTGCTGCTGGATGCAGGGGGACAGACCCTCCTCGATCCCATTCATCTGTTGCGATTTTATGAGTTTATTGCTGATGGCGATGTCAGTATTCTGACGAGCCGAGCAGAACAATCCTATCAATTATCTTTTTCCCACAGGGTTAAGGATGGCACTCTCGAAGATTTTGAATCGGAGTGCCTCTGCCGTTTATATGCCTTTGATCAGGTCTCTATTCGACGCACGATCGACGGCATACCTCGGCCCACCCCCCTAATTCAGCAGCTTCAAAAGGAGTTAATGGCGGGACTAGTGGTTAAGGAAAACATGAACAGTCGCTGGGCCATTTGTAAATTACAGAAACAGGGATTAAGTTGCTATGATTTAGCCGTTGAAGGCTGTGATGGTTCTCAGGGATATTATAAATTTTTCCCCAGCCTGTCGGGAATTTTGGCCTTGGCGACAGCGGGTTTTGCCTTCCAAGCCCCCGATCGCGAAGAATTCTGGGTCATTTAA
- the guaA gene encoding glutamine-hydrolyzing GMP synthase has translation MIVILDFGSQYSELIARRIRETQVYSEVLPYRTSAEHLRNLNPKGIILSGGPNSVYDPGAPHCSPEIWDLGIPVLGVCYGMQLMVQQLGGQVERAERAEYGKAALTIDDPTDLLTNVEDQATMWMSHGDSVTQLPEGFEILAHTTNTPCAAVAHHDRGFYGVQFHPEVVHSIGGMAMIRNFVYHICECEPTWTTEAFVEEAIREVRARVGDKRVLLALSGGVDSSTLAFLLHQAIGDQLTCMFIDQGFMRKYEPERLVKLFKEQFHINVEYINARDRFLAQMTGVTDPEEKRKRIGREFIRVFEEESKRLGPFDYLAQGTLYPDVIESADTNVDPKTGERVAVKIKSHHNVGGLPDDLCFKLVEPLRRLFKDEVRKVGRSVGLPEEIVNRHPFPGPGLAIRILEEVTAEKLNILRDADYIVRQEINQRGLYHDFWQAFAVLLPVRSVGVMGDQRTYAHPIVLRLISSEDGMTADWSRVPYDLLETISNRIVNEVEGVNRVVYDITSKPPGTIEWE, from the coding sequence ATGATCGTTATTTTAGACTTTGGCTCCCAATATTCCGAGCTAATTGCTCGCCGGATCCGGGAAACCCAAGTCTATTCCGAAGTGCTTCCCTACCGCACCTCCGCCGAGCACCTGCGGAACCTGAACCCCAAGGGCATTATTTTGTCAGGGGGACCGAACTCTGTCTATGATCCCGGCGCTCCCCACTGTAGCCCAGAAATTTGGGATTTGGGCATTCCCGTCCTGGGGGTTTGCTATGGGATGCAACTGATGGTGCAACAGTTGGGGGGACAGGTGGAACGGGCCGAGCGTGCTGAATATGGCAAAGCGGCCCTGACCATTGACGACCCCACGGATCTGCTGACCAACGTGGAGGATCAAGCCACGATGTGGATGAGCCATGGAGATTCAGTCACCCAACTGCCGGAGGGGTTCGAGATCCTGGCCCACACCACCAATACTCCCTGTGCAGCGGTGGCCCACCACGATCGCGGCTTTTATGGGGTACAGTTCCACCCGGAAGTGGTGCATTCCATCGGCGGCATGGCCATGATTCGCAACTTTGTCTATCACATCTGTGAGTGTGAGCCGACCTGGACCACGGAAGCTTTTGTGGAAGAGGCGATCCGCGAAGTGCGGGCCAGGGTGGGGGATAAGCGGGTGTTGCTGGCCCTGTCTGGCGGGGTGGACTCTTCGACCCTGGCCTTTTTGCTCCATCAAGCCATCGGTGATCAGCTAACTTGTATGTTCATTGACCAAGGCTTTATGCGCAAGTATGAGCCAGAGCGGTTGGTGAAGCTGTTTAAGGAGCAGTTCCATATTAATGTGGAATATATCAACGCTCGCGATCGTTTTCTGGCCCAAATGACGGGGGTGACGGATCCGGAAGAGAAGCGCAAACGCATTGGCCGTGAGTTTATCCGGGTTTTTGAGGAAGAGTCGAAGCGCCTCGGACCTTTTGATTATTTGGCCCAAGGTACCCTTTACCCTGATGTGATTGAGTCGGCGGATACCAATGTTGATCCGAAAACGGGGGAACGGGTGGCGGTCAAGATTAAGAGCCACCACAATGTGGGGGGGTTGCCCGATGATCTGTGCTTTAAGTTGGTGGAACCCCTACGGCGGCTGTTTAAGGATGAAGTGCGCAAGGTGGGCCGATCGGTGGGTTTGCCGGAAGAAATCGTTAATCGCCATCCTTTCCCCGGTCCGGGCTTAGCCATTCGCATTTTGGAGGAGGTTACCGCCGAGAAGCTGAATATTTTGCGGGATGCGGACTATATTGTGCGCCAGGAAATTAACCAGCGGGGTCTGTACCATGATTTTTGGCAGGCGTTTGCGGTGCTGTTGCCGGTGCGCAGTGTGGGGGTGATGGGGGATCAACGCACCTATGCCCATCCGATCGTTTTGCGCTTGATCAGTAGTGAGGATGGTATGACTGCCGACTGGTCGCGGGTACCCTACGATCTGCTGGAAACCATCTCTAATCGCATTGTTAATGAGGTGGAGGGGGTAAACCGGGTTGTCTATGACATTACGTCTAAGCCCCCCGGCACGATCGAGTGGGAATAG
- the cas6 gene encoding CRISPR system precrRNA processing endoribonuclease RAMP protein Cas6 has protein sequence MVPSSTQPTGTPGFLPNLLPDLLFLPGSTMPHSLVFNFLPQSPIPPGFTAGKALHGLFLNLVSSVDPDLGTKLHGNEAQKAFSLSPLQLERGSGLRSRPIPKKPTKPHYTLTYSHQNPIEAGQGCWWRVTLLDDRLFGHLSPLWLNLNPRQPWHLGPSDLHIISVLGSAHSDHPWADFASYGELYDRASDSARSLTLQFCTPMAFRQGRFDSALPTPEAVFGSLLRRWNHYSDRPLDAAIVAAVQPSAFEVRTVVVTDPRSQFQEMGARVNSCNQFVGCVGQVRYQVLGPQDPEVVKQLNTLADFAMFGGVGRKTTMGMGIVRRL, from the coding sequence ATGGTTCCAAGCTCAACCCAACCTACGGGAACTCCAGGTTTTTTGCCCAATTTGCTGCCCGATTTGTTGTTTTTACCCGGTTCTACCATGCCCCATAGTTTGGTGTTTAACTTCCTGCCCCAGTCCCCTATTCCCCCCGGCTTTACGGCGGGGAAAGCCCTCCATGGGTTGTTTTTGAATTTGGTCAGTTCTGTGGATCCTGATCTGGGCACGAAGCTCCATGGCAATGAAGCCCAAAAAGCCTTTAGCCTCAGTCCCTTGCAGCTAGAGCGGGGGAGTGGGCTACGATCGCGCCCCATTCCCAAGAAACCCACCAAACCTCACTACACCCTGACCTACAGCCACCAGAACCCCATTGAGGCGGGCCAGGGCTGTTGGTGGCGGGTAACCTTGCTGGACGATCGCCTGTTTGGCCACCTCAGCCCCCTCTGGCTGAACCTGAACCCCCGGCAACCCTGGCATCTGGGTCCGTCGGATCTGCACATTATTAGTGTGCTGGGCAGTGCCCACAGTGACCACCCCTGGGCCGATTTCGCCAGTTATGGGGAGTTGTACGATCGCGCCTCGGACAGTGCCCGCAGTCTGACCCTCCAGTTCTGTACCCCCATGGCGTTCCGTCAGGGGCGTTTCGATTCGGCTCTCCCGACTCCGGAGGCGGTGTTTGGCAGTTTGCTGCGGCGCTGGAATCACTACAGCGATCGACCCTTGGATGCAGCGATCGTGGCGGCGGTGCAACCCAGTGCTTTTGAGGTGCGGACGGTGGTGGTGACGGATCCCCGTAGTCAGTTCCAGGAGATGGGGGCGCGGGTCAATTCCTGCAATCAGTTTGTGGGCTGTGTCGGTCAGGTGCGCTATCAGGTGCTGGGTCCCCAGGATCCGGAGGTGGTGAAGCAGTTGAATACCCTGGCAGATTTCGCCATGTTTGGGGGGGTGGGCCGAAAAACCACGATGGGCATGGGTATTGTTCGGCGTTTGTAG
- the cas5d gene encoding type I-D CRISPR-associated protein Cas5/Csc1 yields the protein MKQLELIALTPAPAPYTTARLLELWCAEPVFFASRELSDTYYTEATLGNYALSYALGWARSPYRLQGKATGRPTYKEDLAPLRGQAYILPAWPLESGVSFRFERFNALSDSYWYAMTNNRVAIAREDLPLQRTGAKPSSYRPSNFPQTGRLRLIERGSRFQTLVLGDRELPHYIRVGKFMAKVRVEIKDQFPVVPLGVADYHCQGYLNSADLPKGLDLLSFDLLSIPPASLLKNLRFRGEAWQVGPFTLPAHLQFCNGYEPD from the coding sequence ATGAAACAACTGGAGTTAATTGCCCTCACCCCCGCCCCAGCCCCCTACACCACCGCCCGACTCCTGGAACTGTGGTGCGCTGAACCCGTGTTTTTTGCCTCGCGGGAACTGTCCGACACCTACTACACCGAAGCCACCCTGGGCAACTATGCCCTCAGCTATGCCCTGGGTTGGGCACGATCGCCCTACCGACTCCAGGGAAAAGCCACCGGGCGACCCACCTATAAAGAGGATTTAGCCCCCTTACGGGGTCAAGCCTACATTCTCCCGGCATGGCCCTTAGAATCTGGGGTTTCCTTCCGCTTTGAGCGTTTTAATGCCCTCTCCGATTCTTATTGGTATGCCATGACCAATAACCGGGTTGCCATCGCACGGGAGGATCTGCCCCTACAGCGCACTGGGGCCAAACCCAGTAGCTACCGCCCCAGCAACTTCCCCCAAACCGGTCGCTTACGGCTAATTGAGCGGGGTAGTCGGTTCCAAACCCTGGTTTTGGGCGATCGGGAACTGCCCCACTATATCCGGGTCGGCAAGTTCATGGCCAAGGTGCGGGTTGAAATCAAAGACCAGTTCCCCGTTGTGCCCTTAGGGGTAGCAGACTATCACTGCCAGGGCTATCTCAACTCTGCCGACTTACCCAAGGGCTTAGACCTGCTGAGCTTTGATTTACTGTCTATTCCCCCTGCTTCTCTCCTCAAAAACCTACGATTTCGGGGAGAAGCATGGCAGGTGGGTCCCTTTACCCTTCCCGCACACCTCCAATTTTGTAACGGCTATGAGCCTGACTAA
- a CDS encoding PAS domain-containing hybrid sensor histidine kinase/response regulator encodes MVKRVTITEFFKTVLNNLYKAEWFRQNHTQMLEHEVAEKTAALIEAQQVAHMGSWEFDLTTNTVVWSKELYCIYEANDQYPVPRPDLTILQIHPDDQDKYEQQIMANFYSHKPFDTEFRIITQRGNTRYVIAKGKPIYGRITHPSQSSPKAIKFVGTMLDISDRKLTELALQESETKFSTIFYSSPDPIWIATLPEGRILEANDNLSNFLGYSLKELIGKTCTELNLWHNSQDIITFQTILAATGKVIDLEVIVQLKSGERRTVLLSGSYGHIQNQDCVIASLKDISDRKALELALQNSEHQLNDILNSVSAAITRMHIFGDSSWHIDYTTQGCSDISGYSSAELTADQNLWMSLIYPEDWAAIATDVFADIFAERSNTYEYRITDKTGNLRWISQTSHSRRNSTHNHWCVTAVSVDVTDRKQAEEKLLHSEAALQEAQQIAHIGNWSLNVNNYAITWSKELFRMFGLDPQQLEPSYPEFLQMVHPADRMMIQDKVNQTIATGEPYTIDYRIIDPNGQLHYHEGRGQLERDQQGHPRRIFGTTMDISDRKKVEQELTQAKELAEAATQAKSNFLATMSHEIRTPMNGVIGMLNLLSHTPLSPEQQSHLNLAQSSAESLLNLINDILDFSKVEAGKLDLEYLAFDLCEELGDFAKTMALQAQQKGLELILDLQGIQSSKVQGDPSRLRQIFSNLVSNAIKFTDQGEISITGHLQWLDQVLLFTGSVRDTGIGIPPDKCSGLFDAFSQVDSSTTRKYGGTGLGLAITQKLCRLMGGNIQVYSQLNQGSCFEFTVFLQPGEPRLARCLPPDFAALTLLVVDDNNSNRDSLRRQLSHWGAQVVTAANGPDALQIWETRCKTPATTPPFDLVLIDAEMPTMDGLALAQRLQGDPRFKTIPWVMMTPLTLPGPMDSLNSPIFDVILIKPLSPTDLWDILTLASQKTRNQALALALDGTIHTVADRTPRRSAQQDNTPQKTTPPKTTPPKTTNIPWPDGTQLLLVEDNPVNQLVLKGLLKKIGLGVDLAGNGLEALAILQQSPLTCPYTLIFMDCQMPELDGYGATQQIRQGAAGDHNRTVPIIAMTAHAMTGDREKCLQAGMSDYLAKPINQALLLDILKKWLLTPQPSPD; translated from the coding sequence ATGGTAAAACGAGTCACCATTACAGAATTCTTCAAAACAGTCCTCAATAATCTATACAAAGCTGAATGGTTCCGACAAAACCATACCCAGATGTTAGAACATGAGGTAGCTGAAAAAACTGCTGCCTTAATAGAGGCCCAACAGGTTGCCCATATGGGGAGTTGGGAATTTGATCTGACCACTAACACAGTTGTTTGGTCTAAGGAACTCTACTGTATTTATGAGGCTAACGATCAGTACCCTGTACCTAGGCCCGATCTGACAATTTTACAAATTCATCCGGATGATCAGGACAAGTATGAACAGCAGATCATGGCAAACTTTTATAGCCATAAACCCTTTGATACAGAATTCAGAATCATCACCCAGCGGGGTAATACTCGTTATGTGATAGCCAAAGGCAAACCGATTTATGGAAGAATAACCCACCCCAGCCAGTCTTCCCCTAAGGCGATCAAATTTGTGGGGACGATGTTAGATATCAGCGATCGTAAGTTGACAGAACTGGCTCTCCAAGAGTCTGAAACTAAATTTTCTACTATTTTTTATTCTAGTCCCGATCCCATTTGGATTGCCACACTCCCAGAAGGACGAATATTGGAGGCCAATGATAACCTTAGTAATTTTTTAGGGTATTCCCTCAAAGAACTGATTGGAAAAACATGTACCGAACTAAACCTTTGGCATAATTCCCAGGATATTATAACCTTCCAAACCATCTTAGCTGCTACCGGTAAGGTCATCGATCTTGAGGTTATTGTACAGTTAAAATCTGGTGAACGGCGAACTGTTTTATTGTCCGGCAGTTATGGCCATATTCAAAACCAAGACTGTGTTATTGCCTCCCTCAAAGATATTAGCGATCGCAAAGCCCTAGAACTCGCTCTCCAAAACTCTGAGCATCAACTCAATGATATTCTTAATAGCGTCAGTGCAGCCATCACTCGGATGCATATCTTTGGGGATAGTTCCTGGCATATTGATTATACAACCCAGGGTTGTAGCGATATTTCAGGGTACAGTAGCGCTGAACTCACGGCTGATCAAAACCTCTGGATGAGCCTCATTTATCCCGAAGACTGGGCCGCCATCGCAACTGATGTTTTTGCTGATATTTTTGCTGAGCGATCGAACACCTATGAATATCGCATTACCGATAAAACAGGTAATCTGCGATGGATTTCCCAAACTAGCCATTCCCGCCGCAATAGTACCCATAATCACTGGTGTGTCACAGCAGTTTCTGTCGATGTCACCGATCGTAAGCAGGCAGAGGAAAAACTACTCCACAGTGAAGCCGCCCTACAGGAAGCCCAACAAATTGCCCACATTGGTAACTGGTCGCTGAATGTTAATAACTACGCCATTACCTGGTCTAAGGAACTATTTCGGATGTTTGGTTTAGATCCCCAACAGCTCGAACCCTCCTATCCTGAGTTCCTCCAAATGGTTCATCCCGCTGACCGTATGATGATTCAGGATAAAGTCAACCAAACCATCGCCACCGGTGAACCCTATACCATTGACTATCGAATTATTGATCCCAATGGCCAACTCCATTACCATGAAGGCCGAGGCCAACTGGAACGAGATCAACAGGGTCATCCACGGCGAATTTTCGGGACCACCATGGATATTAGCGATCGCAAAAAAGTTGAGCAGGAATTAACCCAAGCCAAAGAACTCGCAGAAGCCGCCACCCAAGCTAAAAGTAATTTCTTAGCCACCATGAGCCACGAAATTCGTACTCCGATGAATGGGGTCATTGGCATGTTAAATTTGCTGAGCCACACCCCCTTAAGTCCCGAACAACAATCCCACCTCAATCTGGCTCAATCCAGTGCCGAATCTCTCCTGAACCTGATTAATGACATTCTCGATTTTTCTAAGGTGGAAGCCGGTAAACTCGACCTAGAATATCTGGCCTTTGATCTGTGTGAAGAGTTGGGAGACTTTGCTAAAACCATGGCCCTCCAGGCCCAACAAAAGGGTCTCGAACTGATTCTCGACCTCCAGGGTATCCAATCCTCCAAAGTCCAGGGGGATCCCAGCCGATTACGGCAAATTTTCAGCAATTTAGTCAGTAATGCCATTAAATTTACGGATCAAGGGGAAATTAGCATCACTGGCCATCTCCAATGGTTGGATCAGGTGTTACTGTTTACCGGTTCCGTCCGTGACACAGGCATTGGTATTCCCCCGGATAAATGCTCCGGACTCTTTGATGCCTTTAGTCAGGTGGATAGCAGCACAACCCGTAAGTATGGGGGAACCGGATTAGGATTAGCCATCACCCAAAAGCTCTGCCGCCTCATGGGGGGGAATATCCAAGTTTATAGTCAGTTAAACCAAGGTAGTTGCTTTGAATTCACGGTTTTTCTGCAACCGGGTGAACCCCGACTAGCCCGATGCCTACCCCCTGACTTTGCAGCCCTGACCCTGCTAGTGGTGGATGATAACAACAGTAATCGCGACAGCCTACGTCGTCAGTTAAGCCACTGGGGTGCCCAGGTCGTCACAGCCGCCAATGGACCCGATGCCCTCCAGATCTGGGAAACCCGGTGCAAAACCCCAGCAACCACTCCCCCCTTTGACTTAGTATTAATCGATGCTGAAATGCCCACCATGGATGGTCTGGCCTTAGCCCAACGGCTCCAAGGCGATCCCCGTTTTAAGACTATCCCCTGGGTGATGATGACCCCTCTCACCCTACCTGGGCCTATGGATAGTCTAAATTCACCTATATTTGACGTAATACTGATTAAACCTCTATCTCCCACAGATCTATGGGATATCCTGACCCTAGCTAGCCAGAAAACCAGAAATCAAGCCCTGGCTCTGGCTCTGGATGGAACCATACACACCGTTGCCGATCGCACCCCACGCCGATCAGCCCAGCAAGACAACACACCACAAAAAACGACACCCCCAAAAACGACACCCCCAAAAACTACAAATATCCCATGGCCTGATGGAACCCAGTTGCTCTTGGTGGAGGATAACCCCGTGAATCAGTTAGTTCTCAAGGGATTACTCAAGAAAATCGGATTAGGGGTCGATCTAGCCGGTAATGGGCTAGAAGCCCTGGCTATCCTCCAGCAGAGTCCCCTAACCTGTCCTTACACTTTGATTTTTATGGACTGCCAAATGCCAGAACTGGATGGCTATGGGGCTACTCAACAGATCCGCCAGGGTGCAGCCGGTGACCATAACCGTACCGTGCCCATTATTGCCATGACGGCCCATGCCATGACGGGCGATCGCGAGAAATGTCTCCAGGCCGGGATGAGTGACTATTTAGCCAAACCCATTAACCAAGCTCTGCTGCTAGACATACTCAAAAAATGGCTCTTAACCCCCCAGCCCAGCCCGGATTAA
- the cas7d gene encoding type I-D CRISPR-associated protein Cas7/Csc2 yields MSFDKLQPFLAPSYENFPKGRTIGTVILRTTQSETIFRTEGSGEPLCSEYVAAGVSDSQIIPRLVMTKRKQIAPERRKGREFLRAFDLLRTDTKTNSLCSLNTNAPCEMCIDCFLYGFAAGGGGAQKSRVWTEDAFSVLSATELVGDRTINAIYENGTMRLKKDESNESKASTALNTSEYIKPGVHFLDVVTFKDVTADELRYGLGNILLTTRYGAVSSRVGRMDNQILGIFGGIAELPSSLELVQGVYDQLVADLQNKPNGPSDRPEHPFSTATLTEATQTVLASWIHKRGITVQLTPDELTALIADLDQHLEPDHQEAFLRRLDQSYESLRHVNPDQGKKKSKNQAKAAEQGA; encoded by the coding sequence ATGTCTTTCGATAAACTACAGCCTTTTTTAGCCCCTAGTTATGAGAATTTCCCCAAGGGCCGCACCATTGGGACCGTGATTCTCCGCACCACCCAGTCGGAAACCATTTTCCGCACCGAAGGCAGTGGCGAACCCCTCTGTAGTGAATATGTGGCCGCAGGGGTGAGCGATTCCCAGATTATTCCGCGCCTAGTCATGACAAAACGTAAGCAAATCGCCCCAGAACGGCGTAAAGGGCGGGAATTTCTGCGGGCCTTTGATCTGCTGCGCACAGATACTAAAACTAACAGCCTTTGCTCCCTTAACACCAATGCCCCCTGCGAAATGTGCATTGACTGCTTCCTCTATGGCTTCGCGGCGGGGGGAGGCGGTGCCCAAAAGAGCCGAGTTTGGACAGAGGATGCCTTTAGTGTGCTGTCCGCCACCGAGCTAGTGGGCGATCGCACCATCAATGCCATTTACGAAAACGGCACCATGCGCCTCAAAAAAGACGAATCTAACGAATCCAAAGCCTCCACTGCCTTAAATACCAGTGAGTATATTAAGCCAGGGGTTCACTTCCTGGATGTGGTCACCTTCAAGGATGTCACCGCCGACGAACTGCGCTATGGTCTCGGCAATATTCTGCTCACCACCCGTTATGGTGCCGTCTCCAGCCGAGTTGGGCGGATGGATAACCAAATTCTAGGCATCTTTGGCGGAATTGCTGAATTACCTAGTTCTCTGGAGTTGGTGCAGGGAGTCTATGATCAGCTTGTGGCTGATCTCCAAAATAAACCCAACGGCCCCAGCGATCGCCCAGAACACCCCTTCAGCACCGCTACCTTAACCGAAGCCACCCAAACCGTCCTAGCCTCCTGGATCCACAAGCGAGGCATCACCGTGCAACTCACCCCCGACGAACTGACGGCCCTCATTGCCGACCTAGACCAGCACCTAGAGCCAGATCACCAGGAAGCCTTTCTACGGCGCTTGGATCAGTCCTATGAGTCCCTGCGGCACGTTAACCCAGATCAAGGCAAGAAAAAGTCGAAAAATCAAGCTAAAGCCGCAGAGCAGGGAGCTTAA
- a CDS encoding GatB/YqeY domain-containing protein, whose protein sequence is MSLKERISEDIKTAMKAKDKIRLETVRGIKKLILEKETEIRPMGRDSLNPEEELGILTQLAKQRRDSIDQYQKADRPELAEKEAQELVILEEYLPQQLPEAEVRAIIEAIIAQVGASSPKDMGKVMGPAMAQLKGQADGKVVQAIVKDCLG, encoded by the coding sequence ATGAGCTTAAAAGAACGCATCAGCGAGGATATCAAAACCGCTATGAAGGCGAAGGATAAGATCCGCCTGGAAACGGTGCGGGGTATCAAAAAATTGATTTTGGAGAAGGAAACCGAGATTCGGCCTATGGGGCGGGATAGTCTCAATCCGGAGGAGGAACTGGGGATTTTGACTCAACTGGCGAAACAGCGGCGGGATTCGATCGATCAATACCAAAAGGCCGATCGCCCTGAACTGGCGGAGAAGGAGGCTCAAGAATTGGTCATTTTGGAGGAATATCTACCCCAGCAGTTGCCGGAAGCGGAGGTGCGGGCCATTATTGAGGCTATTATTGCCCAGGTGGGAGCTAGCTCTCCTAAGGATATGGGTAAGGTGATGGGTCCGGCTATGGCGCAACTGAAGGGTCAGGCTGATGGTAAGGTGGTGCAGGCGATCGTTAAAGACTGCCTCGGCTAG